One Helianthus annuus cultivar XRQ/B chromosome 7, HanXRQr2.0-SUNRISE, whole genome shotgun sequence genomic region harbors:
- the LOC110882631 gene encoding protein FAR1-RELATED SEQUENCE 5-like, producing the protein MYKPPSGDLEGEVADADNLIICTPQRGSGAGIDVEGTLFLEQFALSGTPVTVGVERGSSSGGSRTPLMTPNQATEMFFESGGDAHLVIEKMKDRVNHLPNYTFKYSVENGEIRHMFWADEISKVNYQAFGDVLAFDATYQTNKYNLIFVPFTGVDNNKRCVTFGAGLLFCETIEAYTWQLRAFLDTHNKQPTLVLTDQDPAMRQAVAAVFDRSLHRLCMWHIMKKLPAKITGEVAHNTEFRAAVHKLVWNIYIKPGTFERRWGKLLEKYGLEGHEWLRDMYNIKEMWVPAYFREIPMSCLMKTTSRCESSNSTFKVSSSWANTLVQFFLCYDSTMESQRYRQRVGDFKADDRAHDFRSGLAIEKHCALLYSPAIFIEVRKEILKGLLHCYTIGVEVVDGRKVYTVTHLDKRSDVVNEFTVKVDPVEDTTTCSCNLWCRIGYLCRYGVDLSPVSLTRNTLVDCFSEAFEAVMGDRAAMEDFVEKIKGWTKEFNDDRRGKRVAEATESQVMADMLGVVVEDEESTPVSCSNPQGVRNKGCGTNKRMIGPGERAVQNHQKPKRLCRTCNRFVTGHDSRNCPEKRKTAEP; encoded by the exons ATGTATAAACCTCCGAGTGGCGACTTGGAAGGAGAAGTCGCCGATGCAGATAATCTTATCATTTGCACCCCACAACGGGGATCAGGAGCGGGGATTGATGTCGAAGGCACTCTGTTTCTGGAGCAGTTTGCTCTCTCTGGGACGCCGGTTACTGTGGGTGTTGAGCGAGGATCAAGTTCTGGTGGTTCGCGGACTCCATTGATGACCCCAAACCAGGCAACAGAG ATGTTTTTTGAGAGTGGGGG GGACGCACATTTGGTGATCGAGAAGATGAAAGATCGGGTCAACCACCTGCCGAACTACACCTTTAAGTACAGCGTGGAAAACGGCGAAATTCGACACATGTTCTGGGCGGATGAAATTTCCAAGGTCAACTATCAGGCTTTCGGCGACGTCCTCGCATTCGACGCTACTTATCAAACCAACAA GTACAATCTGATCTTCGTTCCGTTTACCGGGGTTGACAACAACAAGCGATGCGTCACTTTTGGAGCGGGGCTATTGTTTTGTGAGACAATTGAGGCCTACACGTGGCAGTTAAGGGCTTTCCTCGACACGCACAACAAGCAGCCCACCCTGGTGCTAACTGACCAAGACCCGGCCATGCGGCAAGCAGTGGCTGCTGTGTTTGATCGTTCACTCCATCGCCTGTGCATGTGGCACATCATGAAGAAACTACCTGCGAAG ATTACAGGAGAGGTCGCGCATAACACTGAATTCAGGGCTGCCGTTCACAAACTGGTGTGGAACATTTATATTAAACCGGGGACATTCGAGAGGAGATGGGGGAAGCTTCTAGAGAAGTATGGGCTTGAAGGTCACGAGTGGCTGAGAGACATGTACAACATAAAGGAGATGTGGGTCCCGGCATACTTTAGAGAAATCCCAATGTCATGTTTGATGAAGACTACGTCCCGGTGCGAGAGTTCGAACTCTACGTTTAAGGTGAGCTCGTCCTGGGCGAACACCCTTGTCCAGTTTTTTTTGTGTTATGACTCCACGATGGAGTCCCAACGCTATAGGCAGAGGGTTGGGGACTTCAAGGCGGATGATCGCGCACACGACTTCAGATCTGGTTTGGCGATAGAGAAGCACTGCGCATTATTGTATTCCCCGGCCATATTCATCGAGGTCCGCAAAGAGATCCTGAAGGGCCTTTTACACTGCTATACTATCGGGGTCGAAGTAGTCGACGGGAGAAAGGTTTATACTGTTACGCATTTGGACAAGCGTTCCGATGTCGTCAATGAATTCACG GTTAAAGTGGACCCAGTCGAGGACACTACAACATGCTCATGTAACCTTTGGTGCCGTATTGGATACCTTTGCAG GTATGGGGTAGACTTGTCTCCGGTTTCGTTGACCAGGAACACCCTAGTGGACTGCTTTTCTGAAGCGTTTGAGGCTGTGATGGGCGACCGGGCAGCGATGGAGGATTTCGTTGAGAAAATCAAAGGCTGGACAAAAGAATTCAATGATGATCGACGTGGTAAAAGAGTCGCCGAGGCAACAGAGTCACAGGTTATGGCTGATATGCTAGGCGTGGTGGTGGAAGATGAGGAGAGCACCCCCGTTTCCTGCTCCAATCCTCAAGGCGTACGCAATAAGGGATGCGGGACAAACAAACGCATGATTGGGCCGGGTGAGAGGGCAGTCCAGAACCACCAAAAGCCCAAGCGATTGTGCAGAACATGCAACCGATTTGTAACCGGGCATGACTCCCGCAACTGCCCAGAGAAACGCAAGACTGCAGAACCTTAG